One genomic window of Cheilinus undulatus linkage group 7, ASM1832078v1, whole genome shotgun sequence includes the following:
- the ccdc181 gene encoding coiled-coil domain-containing protein 181: MSEVVCTKTQEEYEDDFEKDLDWLISEEGRSEDQGPDYDEIEAEIDRELEEDEKQQGMKRKQKKCKQEKKGNQAEEVDEDEERWPSPMEPFEYDSDRDSPNKASAVVPPPPDDEQTEEEKKYIQEKIQRANQELQDQEAPDMMRRRRLHFKEMLVDLVVPPLQFEKDGEAEGAKSSKDKSKDSESETEVSGKLSELKLFPREQSARSGGSTGGQGVKEGRVLVEKDGKFDLVSLKEVESQGLLPPIANSDHARSPTQTESSGRSPKSSSSPGVISSPLQHSRDPPHAPRPPAQPRNRPSSVSHSQRGGSQRNSSNNKRRVQSATGTPCQATYTLSPQQKELVQRIQERKAKLAREAEQRKREEEELKRQENELAFKAWMLRKREQLHEEKRIHKAQEMERMSSKRESYDPEESFRSWLQRKQEQQQKEKQLQEMKKLEEDSGYLLRSREECERAFKVWLKRKRVEKRAEQQAARERSRRLVLEERRARRMRDLMCTVNESKPFRFTEQLAYRY, translated from the exons ATGAGTGAGGTGGTTTGCACAAAGACCCAGGAGGAATATGAGGACGACTTCGAGAAGGATCTGGACTGGCTGATCAGCGAGGAGGGCCGGAGTGAAGACCAG GGACCTGACTATGATGAGATAGAAGCAGAAATTGACAGAGAATTGGAAGAGGATGAGAAACAGCAAGGGATGAAGAGAAAGCAGAAAAAGTGCAAGCAGGAGAAGAAAGGAAACCAAGCAGAGGAGGTagatgaggatgaagagagGTGGCCCTCACCTATGGAGCCTTTCGAGTATGACTCAGACAGAGACAGTCCAAACAAGGCATCAGCTGTAGTCCCGCCTCCTCCAGACGATgagcagacagaggaggagaagaagtaCATCCAAGAGAAGATCCAGCGGGCAAATCAGGAACTGCAAGATCAGGAAGCTCCGGATATGATGCGGCGCAGGCGACTACATTTTAAAGAGATGCTGGTGGACCTGGTGGTGCCTCCTCTGCAGTTTGAGAAAGATGGTGAGGCTGAAGGagcaaagagcagcaaagaCAAAAGTAAAGATTCTGAGTCAGAGACTGAAGTGTCAGGGAAGCTTTCTGAACTCAAACTTTTCCCAAGGGAGCAAAGTGCAAGATCTGGAGGATCTACAGGAGGGCAGGGGGTGAAGGAGGGCAGAGTCCTTGTAGAAAAGGATGGGAAGTTTGACCTGGTTAGCTTAAAGGAGGTGGAGAGTCAAGGACTTCTTCCTCCCATAGCAAACAGTGACCATGCACGTTCACCAACACAGACTGAAAGCTCAGGTAGATCTCCAAagtcctcctcttctcctggtGTTATTTCCTCCCCCCTCCAGCACAGCAGGGATCCCCCTCATGCCCCCAGACCTCCAGCTCAGCCCAGGAACCGGCCCAGCTCGGTGTCTCACAGCCAGAGAGGTGGAAGCCAGAGGAACAGCAGCAATAACAAGAGACGGGTGCAGTCTGCCACCGGGACGCCCTGCCAGGCCACTTACACTCTCTCCCCCCAGCAGAAGGAGCTGGTGCAGAGGATCCAGGAGAGGAAGGCAAAACTGGCCAGAGAG GCTGAGCAGAGGAAGCGTGAGGAGGAAGAGCTGAAGAGGCAGGAGAACGAACTGGCGTTTAAGGCCTGGATGTTGAGGAAGAGAGAGCAGCTTCATGAGGAGAAAAGGATCCACAAAGCCCAGGAGATGGAGAGGATGAGTTCTAAG AGAGAGTCCTATGACCCTGAGGAGTCATTCCGGTCGTGGCTTCAGAGGaaacaggagcagcagcagaaagagaaacagCTGCAGGAGATGAAGAAGCTTGAGGAGGACAGTGGTTACCTCTTACGTAGCCGTGAGGAGTGTGAACGTGcctttaaagt GTGGTTGAAGAGGAAGCGGGTGGAGAAGCGAGCGGAACAGCAGGCAGCTCGAGAACGCTCTCGCAGGTTGGTTCTCGAGGAACGCCGTGCACGGCGCATGAGAGACCTGATGTGTACTGTCAATGAAAGCAAACCATTCAGATTTACTGAACAGCTGGCTTATCGCTACTGA